The following are encoded together in the Bacillota bacterium genome:
- a CDS encoding DUF362 domain-containing protein — protein sequence MSKAIVSIAKCSHYKLQEIAEALKALLEPFGGLEYFVRPQDKVLIKINLLRSATPDKAVTTHPVVAEAVISAVKDLGATPIIGDSPGGTNTPRQIKNIVEATGIADVCRRTETELVIFDRDPVRIKSPEGKLYTSFTVGRIVRDADVIITLPKLKTHGFMKFTGAVKILFGVIPGMEKAQYHLKVPDRMDFADMLLDIYLAVKPTLSIMDAVVGMEGEGPSGGEPRHIGVLLAATNAIAMDFVASKIIGFDPLDVYTNRAAVYRGLIAGLDEISIRGLQIQDIILNDFKAPSSDLADKIPPRLVKFMKNLVTAKPFLAAPEACTGCGICKQNCPSKAITISNKRPHFDFDKCIRCYCCEELCAELAIKRKNHWLASLLANYLSN from the coding sequence TTGTCGAAGGCTATTGTATCTATTGCCAAGTGTAGCCATTACAAATTACAAGAGATAGCAGAAGCCCTCAAAGCCCTGCTTGAGCCCTTCGGCGGCTTAGAATACTTTGTCAGACCACAAGACAAAGTCCTAATAAAAATCAACCTTCTCAGGAGCGCTACGCCAGATAAAGCGGTTACTACCCATCCCGTGGTCGCAGAGGCTGTTATCTCGGCAGTTAAAGATCTCGGCGCCACGCCGATAATTGGGGATAGTCCAGGCGGCACAAACACACCAAGACAAATCAAAAATATTGTTGAAGCAACCGGAATAGCTGATGTCTGCAGGCGCACTGAAACTGAGCTAGTAATTTTTGATCGCGACCCGGTAAGAATCAAAAGCCCTGAAGGCAAACTCTATACAAGCTTTACAGTAGGTAGAATTGTTCGTGATGCAGATGTTATAATAACGCTTCCCAAACTAAAGACCCATGGATTCATGAAATTTACCGGAGCTGTTAAAATTCTCTTCGGCGTAATCCCAGGGATGGAGAAGGCGCAATATCATTTAAAAGTCCCCGATAGAATGGATTTTGCCGATATGCTTCTAGATATTTACCTTGCGGTAAAACCGACTCTTTCCATTATGGATGCAGTCGTTGGGATGGAAGGCGAAGGCCCATCCGGTGGCGAACCCAGGCATATCGGCGTGCTCTTAGCGGCAACAAACGCAATAGCTATGGATTTTGTGGCGTCTAAAATCATCGGCTTTGACCCGCTTGATGTGTATACAAATCGTGCCGCTGTTTACAGGGGCCTAATTGCAGGACTGGACGAGATTAGCATCAGGGGATTGCAAATCCAAGATATTATACTAAATGATTTCAAAGCTCCCTCTTCTGACCTTGCGGATAAAATACCGCCAAGACTGGTAAAGTTCATGAAGAACCTTGTTACCGCAAAACCGTTTTTAGCAGCCCCGGAAGCCTGTACAGGATGCGGCATTTGCAAACAGAACTGCCCAAGCAAAGCTATCACAATTAGCAATAAGCGGCCGCACTTTGATTTTGATAAATGCATCAGATGCTACTGCTGTGAGGAGCTCTGCGCCGAGCTTGCAATCAAGAGAAAAAACCACTGGCTTGCAAGCCTACTCGCTAATTACCTTAGTAACTAA
- a CDS encoding rubredoxin, with amino-acid sequence MQKYICMACGYIYDPAKGDPDSGIEPGTPFEKLPDSWYCPECGADKSSFKKMGS; translated from the coding sequence ATGCAAAAATACATATGCATGGCATGCGGTTACATTTATGACCCTGCAAAGGGCGATCCGGATTCCGGTATAGAGCCGGGGACTCCGTTTGAAAAATTGCCAGATAGTTGGTATTGTCCAGAGTGCGGGGCTGATAAGAGCAGCTTTAAGAAGATGGGGTCATAA
- a CDS encoding sugar phosphate isomerase/epimerase yields the protein MNTVDRITLACSSSAFLDIPITEAIKTLADIGYRAIEIRAGHEKICSNNENPSQLIASIKECLSKHKMAVSNISVANGGLCSDIRQNGVQKPILNGDIQLNESYIEQIKYYASLARELRCESLTISPGRAIKGRGENTVRSCLITGLNNVTKFARGVGVSVGVTYGQGLILQTASDVQALFPKVRGLKLAFHTGNAHLACETPCVVVTELKNYIKHIHIADVGNGGRVFVLPNEGEIEWISFFRTLNWIGYRGFVTVDLSSYRDMPDLAAKRACYYLSNLLNAFGQSRKQGAA from the coding sequence ATGAATACTGTAGATAGGATCACGCTTGCATGTAGCTCTAGCGCATTTTTGGATATCCCTATAACCGAAGCCATTAAGACATTGGCTGATATCGGATATCGGGCAATCGAAATCAGAGCGGGACATGAGAAGATCTGCTCTAACAACGAGAACCCATCCCAATTAATTGCATCTATTAAAGAATGCCTCAGCAAACACAAGATGGCGGTTTCCAATATATCGGTGGCAAACGGTGGTCTCTGTTCAGATATAAGGCAAAACGGTGTACAAAAGCCCATCTTAAACGGAGATATCCAATTAAATGAGAGCTATATTGAGCAAATTAAATACTACGCCAGCCTGGCAAGAGAGCTCCGTTGCGAATCGCTGACAATAAGCCCCGGAAGGGCGATTAAAGGGCGCGGAGAGAATACAGTACGATCCTGCTTAATTACGGGGCTCAATAATGTCACCAAATTTGCACGCGGGGTTGGAGTATCAGTTGGCGTAACATATGGGCAGGGTTTAATCCTACAAACTGCATCCGACGTGCAAGCACTTTTTCCTAAGGTAAGAGGCTTGAAACTTGCGTTTCACACCGGAAATGCGCACCTTGCATGCGAAACACCGTGCGTAGTGGTAACCGAACTAAAGAACTATATAAAACACATCCATATCGCAGATGTCGGCAATGGCGGCCGTGTCTTTGTTTTGCCCAACGAAGGCGAAATAGAGTGGATATCGTTTTTTAGGACCCTGAACTGGATTGGATATCGGGGATTTGTAACAGTAGATTTGTCATCATACCGAGACATGCCCGACCTTGCTGCTAAGCGTGCCTGCTATTACCTATCAAATTTGCTAAATGCGTTCGGCCAATCCAGAAAACAGGGCGCTGCCTAA
- a CDS encoding metal-sensitive transcriptional regulator, which produces MYDREEEAKRIITRLKRLEGQLRGLQRLVEIGEDCESVLTQFAAAKGAFQRVGEIILASVIRDCVHKESDTKSPNESIESAIALFEQYVRHLQ; this is translated from the coding sequence ATGTACGATCGCGAGGAAGAGGCCAAGCGAATTATAACGCGGCTTAAAAGGCTCGAAGGACAGCTAAGAGGTCTCCAGCGGTTGGTTGAAATCGGTGAGGACTGTGAGAGCGTACTTACGCAATTTGCAGCGGCAAAAGGGGCTTTCCAGCGTGTCGGAGAGATAATTCTGGCAAGTGTAATACGCGATTGCGTCCACAAAGAGTCCGATACGAAATCGCCCAATGAAAGTATTGAATCAGCCATCGCGCTCTTTGAGCAGTATGTGAGACATTTACAGTAA
- a CDS encoding MEDS domain-containing protein: MLTLRKTGLDILGDVHWGTHFCQFYKTKKDLVDILIPYFKAGLENNEFCMWVTSAPLNEKEAEYALRDTVPDFDRYLDNGQIEIIPYVDWYLKEGVFDSKRVLNGWVDKLNQALAKGYDGLRLAGNTFWLEETDWRDFVNYEAEVDSVIGSHRMIAICTYSLERCAASEVIDVIRNHEFAIIKYEGKWEVVESVELKQVREALKQSEEALRASEQKYRALFNGMDDGVALYKIVYDSNRRPVDFIITDVNPQYEIMLGIGREKTLGQRATLLYGTELKSYLNAFLQAAETGKTVSFETYFSPTDKYFNVAVFALHNGELAVIFSDITEQKQSEREKEHLLNRLSVERNRLQTIMESTNAHIAYLDHEFNFVLVNSTYVRASGHTEEELIGRNHFDLFPNEENEEIFKKVRDTGVPVEYKAKPFEYVDQPWRGVTYWDWTLTPVKDRTGKVAGLVLSLVDVTEITRAKKLSDSLNDINAAISSTFNMDEILRIVAAESTIAIGCEGSIIGLCEDGAWAVRCTYGLAEEPANKSFLGKEACAIMLTKKTKEPVVISDTSSGKWANFRFTGLSSVRSALLVPLVVKDEPIGIISFVYTSAPVAFTDDKIDFARKLAASVSFALDSAKLYAAERSIADTLQEAILTLPRSIEGIDFGSLYRSATEVAKVGGDFYDLFEIKPGKIGIIVGDVSGKGLEASAMTSFIKNTIKAYAHDEDSPALAVAKTNDLAAKSSPPSNFITLLFGILEVGTGRFVYCSAGHPPAILSKKTDGTILLTSRSPLVGVFAGLNYDNREVMIEKGDVLVLYTDGAIEARSADGGLFGEDRLAKLVEGLKNEKICDMPQLIFENIVDYAGGKLQDDVAILAVGLTESGDALDPTSRGGK; the protein is encoded by the coding sequence GTGTTGACTTTGCGAAAAACCGGTCTTGATATTTTAGGGGATGTTCACTGGGGGACTCATTTTTGCCAATTTTACAAGACAAAGAAAGATCTTGTTGATATCCTGATACCCTACTTTAAGGCTGGTTTGGAGAATAACGAATTTTGCATGTGGGTAACTTCCGCGCCTCTTAACGAGAAGGAAGCCGAATATGCACTGAGAGACACTGTCCCCGACTTCGACCGTTATCTAGATAATGGCCAGATCGAGATCATTCCTTATGTAGATTGGTATCTTAAAGAAGGCGTTTTTGATTCTAAACGGGTTCTTAACGGATGGGTTGATAAGCTTAACCAGGCGTTGGCAAAGGGATATGATGGCTTAAGGCTTGCCGGCAATACATTCTGGCTTGAAGAAACCGATTGGAGGGACTTTGTTAATTATGAAGCAGAGGTAGATAGTGTAATCGGCAGTCATCGCATGATTGCCATATGCACGTATTCGCTTGAAAGGTGTGCCGCATCCGAAGTAATAGATGTCATCCGCAACCATGAGTTTGCCATAATTAAATACGAGGGTAAATGGGAGGTTGTTGAAAGCGTAGAGCTAAAGCAGGTGAGGGAGGCTTTAAAGCAAAGCGAGGAAGCGCTAAGGGCAAGCGAGCAGAAATACCGGGCATTATTTAATGGTATGGATGATGGCGTAGCGCTCTATAAAATTGTCTATGATAGCAATAGAAGGCCTGTAGATTTTATAATAACTGATGTTAATCCCCAGTACGAAATAATGCTTGGCATAGGGCGAGAAAAGACTCTAGGACAGAGGGCAACTCTGCTCTACGGCACCGAACTGAAATCCTACCTTAATGCCTTTTTGCAAGCGGCAGAGACCGGAAAGACGGTCTCGTTTGAGACCTACTTTTCCCCTACGGATAAGTACTTCAATGTAGCAGTTTTTGCTCTGCATAATGGGGAGCTTGCAGTGATATTTAGTGATATTACTGAACAAAAGCAGAGCGAAAGAGAGAAGGAGCATCTTTTAAATAGGCTAAGTGTAGAGCGAAACCGGCTTCAAACAATCATGGAGAGCACTAACGCTCATATCGCCTACCTTGATCATGAGTTCAATTTTGTTTTAGTGAATTCCACCTATGTAAGAGCTTCAGGCCATACCGAGGAAGAGCTCATTGGCCGAAATCACTTCGATTTGTTTCCAAATGAGGAAAATGAGGAGATTTTCAAGAAGGTACGGGATACCGGAGTACCTGTTGAATATAAGGCAAAGCCTTTTGAATATGTTGATCAGCCTTGGAGAGGAGTAACTTACTGGGACTGGACTCTGACCCCAGTAAAGGACAGAACGGGGAAGGTCGCTGGCCTTGTGCTTTCATTGGTTGATGTGACAGAAATTACAAGAGCCAAGAAGCTAAGCGATTCTTTAAATGACATTAACGCCGCAATAAGTTCTACATTTAACATGGATGAGATATTACGGATAGTAGCGGCTGAGTCTACCATTGCAATAGGCTGTGAGGGTTCGATTATCGGCCTGTGCGAGGATGGTGCCTGGGCGGTACGGTGCACATATGGCTTAGCGGAAGAACCAGCTAATAAATCTTTTCTCGGTAAAGAGGCTTGCGCTATAATGCTCACGAAGAAAACTAAGGAACCGGTTGTTATTAGCGATACTTCAAGCGGAAAGTGGGCAAACTTCCGGTTTACCGGGCTAAGCAGTGTTCGCTCAGCCCTGCTCGTGCCTTTAGTGGTTAAAGATGAACCAATTGGTATAATCAGTTTTGTTTATACATCAGCGCCGGTTGCCTTTACTGACGACAAAATCGATTTTGCTAGGAAGCTTGCTGCATCGGTTTCGTTTGCGCTTGATAGCGCAAAACTTTATGCCGCCGAGAGGAGTATTGCCGATACCTTACAGGAGGCAATCCTAACGCTTCCAAGAAGCATAGAGGGAATTGATTTTGGTTCCCTTTACCGCTCAGCGACCGAAGTAGCAAAAGTCGGCGGGGATTTCTACGATCTGTTTGAAATCAAGCCCGGTAAGATTGGTATCATTGTCGGAGATGTTTCCGGTAAAGGCTTAGAGGCATCGGCCATGACTTCGTTTATTAAAAATACGATTAAAGCTTATGCGCATGATGAGGATTCCCCTGCTTTAGCTGTGGCCAAAACCAACGACCTTGCAGCAAAATCTTCACCACCGTCTAACTTTATTACTTTACTGTTTGGCATACTTGAAGTCGGGACAGGTCGCTTTGTCTATTGTAGCGCTGGCCATCCCCCGGCTATATTATCTAAAAAAACTGATGGTACGATTCTACTTACTTCAAGATCACCTCTAGTGGGAGTATTTGCCGGGCTTAATTACGATAATCGTGAGGTGATGATTGAGAAAGGTGATGTTCTGGTTCTATATACCGATGGAGCTATTGAAGCGCGTTCTGCAGATGGCGGGCTGTTCGGGGAGGATAGGCTTGCTAAGCTTGTTGAGGGGCTGAAGAATGAGAAAATATGTGATATGCCCCAACTAATTTTTGAAAATATCGTTGATTATGCGGGCGGTAAATTACAGGACGATGTGGCAATTCTTGCGGTAGGTTTGACAGAAAGTGGGGATGCGCTCGATCCCACTTCGAGAGGAGGTAAGTAA
- a CDS encoding STAS domain-containing protein yields the protein MIRIFDLDIKYGNYGIQILTFSGECIFADRPKRVDDLLAKTLEKTPKHLIVDFSGCSLLDSSAIGTLIAYHNKLRDKVPDARMAVVTGVSNYLVRKLSNLGVFNYAGIEIFKTLQEAESSLSGK from the coding sequence GTGATTCGGATCTTCGATTTAGATATTAAATACGGAAACTACGGTATACAAATACTGACTTTCTCCGGTGAATGTATATTCGCCGATAGGCCTAAGCGGGTTGATGATCTTCTAGCAAAAACCCTTGAAAAAACCCCAAAACACTTGATCGTTGATTTTTCGGGGTGCTCGCTTCTGGACAGCTCGGCAATTGGAACATTGATCGCTTACCATAATAAGCTCAGAGACAAAGTGCCAGATGCGCGTATGGCCGTAGTTACCGGTGTTAGCAATTATCTTGTAAGGAAGCTTAGCAACCTTGGGGTTTTTAACTATGCGGGCATCGAAATCTTTAAAACTCTGCAGGAGGCTGAATCTTCGCTATCTGGAAAATAG
- a CDS encoding FprA family A-type flavoprotein, which produces MKPREIIEDVYWVGAVDWDRRLFDALIPLPQGTSYNSYLVRGSDKIALIDTVDPSMADVLLGHLAQLGNPKIDYIVANHAEQDHSGSLPEVLELYPEAKVVCTTKCKPLLIDLLGISEERFQAIEDRQVLTLGNKSLQFIYTPWVHWPETMVTYLQEDKILFSCDFFGAHLASSELFVKDKAEVYAAAKRYFAEIMMPFNAPIQKNIEKLRDIEFAMVAPSHGQVYAEPEFIIEAYRDWVYGSPKNLVVLPYVSMHGSTKAMVNHFVGALIDRGVEVKRFDLTAVDLGELGSALVDAATIVLGAPTVLTGAHPLALYAAHLVNSLRPKAKFISVVGSHGWATKAVEQIGGIISSVKAEVLEPVITKGFPKQGDFELLDRLADQIAERHRELKL; this is translated from the coding sequence ATGAAGCCGAGAGAGATTATAGAGGATGTTTATTGGGTTGGCGCGGTTGACTGGGATCGTCGCTTATTTGATGCGTTGATACCTCTTCCTCAAGGCACAAGCTACAATTCCTATTTAGTTAGGGGCAGCGATAAAATCGCTTTGATCGACACCGTTGATCCTTCAATGGCGGATGTCTTGCTTGGACATTTAGCACAGCTCGGTAATCCAAAGATAGACTATATAGTTGCCAATCATGCTGAGCAGGACCACTCAGGCAGCTTACCTGAGGTGTTAGAGTTATATCCCGAGGCGAAAGTCGTCTGCACTACTAAATGTAAACCGTTGCTTATTGACTTACTTGGTATCTCTGAGGAGCGCTTTCAAGCAATAGAGGATCGGCAGGTACTGACACTTGGCAATAAGAGCCTGCAATTTATCTACACTCCTTGGGTGCATTGGCCTGAGACCATGGTTACCTATCTTCAAGAGGACAAAATCCTATTCTCTTGCGATTTTTTTGGGGCACACCTTGCTTCGAGCGAGTTGTTTGTCAAAGACAAGGCGGAGGTTTACGCAGCGGCAAAGCGGTATTTTGCCGAGATAATGATGCCTTTTAACGCACCGATACAAAAGAATATAGAAAAACTAAGGGATATTGAGTTTGCTATGGTTGCGCCAAGCCACGGCCAGGTATATGCCGAGCCAGAATTTATTATAGAAGCTTATCGAGATTGGGTATACGGAAGCCCAAAGAATCTTGTAGTTTTACCCTATGTTTCGATGCATGGCAGTACCAAAGCCATGGTGAACCACTTCGTCGGGGCATTAATCGACCGTGGTGTCGAGGTCAAGCGGTTCGACCTGACGGCCGTTGACCTTGGCGAGCTTGGCTCTGCCCTTGTTGATGCCGCAACGATAGTTTTGGGAGCTCCTACCGTTTTAACAGGTGCCCATCCGCTTGCACTTTATGCGGCGCATCTAGTGAATTCATTACGCCCCAAGGCAAAGTTCATCTCAGTTGTAGGTTCGCACGGTTGGGCGACAAAAGCAGTCGAACAGATCGGCGGGATTATATCAAGCGTTAAAGCAGAGGTGCTGGAGCCTGTAATAACCAAGGGGTTTCCGAAGCAGGGAGATTTTGAATTGCTTGACCGTCTGGCTGACCAGATTGCAGAAAGACACCGTGAGCTTAAGCTATAG